The genomic interval CGGCGTGCTAAATAACTTACCGGCCGACGTGTTGACCGAACGCGGGGCATCGTTCGTGCTGGGAATCGACGTAGCTACGCGAATGCCGACCCGTTACGGGCGTAATGAGCCGGGCATGCCTACCGAAAAAATGCGCCGGGCCGGCCCTCTGGAAACGCTGTTCCGCGTCAACGAAGTACAGGCCTACGGCATCACGGCGCTGCGCAGCGGCGCCGTAGATCTGATGATCACGCCCGATACTTCCGCCTTCGAATTCGCCGACTTCACACGGGCGCACGAACTGGCCGACGTCGGAGAAGCCGCGGCCGAAGCGATGCTGCCGCAACTGACGCAAATGCTGCGCGAGCTGCGGGCCAGGTAGCCAAGCCGAGAGCGCGATGGTGAAAGCCCTCTCGCGCAACGCAGAATCGCGCCGCTGGCGGCGCGATGGAGAAACAATGACCCCGACGGGATTCGAACCCGTGTTGCAGGCGTGAAAGGCCTGTGTCCTAGGCCGACTAGACGACGGGGCCGCGGATCGGGCACCCGGCGGATACCCAGAGGGCTGTATAATCGCGCGGCCTATCGGCCGTCAAGTAGCTAGCGCGCTGAGCAGCACAAATCTGAGTGCTCCAAGTAGCAAGGGGAGTTGCTCGCTCGCGATGAAACTGTCTCGCGAGTGGTTTCATCGATCGAAGGCCGAGAGGGGATTGCGGCAAAGTTCCGCACAGCGCGAAGACGCACGCGGGGACCGAGTGGTAACACAGAGTGGGCGACGTGAGGCGAGCAGGTCTTTAACCGCGATGCTACCGCATCAATCCTACGCTTCGGTTTCGGTCGCCGAATCGGCGTCGGCGACTTCCGGCTTCTTAGCATCCTTGTCAGCGTCGTTGCGATGGATGGCCTGATAGACCTCGCTGCGATGCACCGGTACTTCCTTGGGTGCTTCGACGCCCAGGCGGACCTTGTCCCCCCGGATTTCCACGACGACGATCGTAATGTCATCGTTGATGACGATACTCTCGTTCTTTTTCCGCGATAGGACCAACATCGGACGTTCCTTCGTTGGGAATGCTTCCCGTCAGGGAGCGACTTCCTTGTTTCTGGTCAGTTAATCCACGTCACCGTGGATTACGGAAACCGACAAATAGGGTCAACTTCCGTACATCACCTAGGTGATATACCTCAATTCACTCTACGTGGCCCGGAAAAGGAGTCAAGCTGCCGGATCGGCCATGTCGGCGTTTTTTTGACCAGAATCGGACATTTTGGCACGGTATTCGTTGGGGTGAACTCACCAATGCCAGTCAGCCGGCTGGGCGCGACCATTGGAAAGCGAAAACCCAATCGCTTGTAACATAAGGACTTAGCCGCCGCGCCAACACTACCCACCATACAATAACGAGGCGCGCGAGATCAGCCGAGCATCGTCGCAGTTCTCGACATTCCACGCACGCAATTTAGGCACTTCCGAAACTGCCAGCCCCCACCCGGTCGACGTGGACGGTTGAGCCCGTTGGACGCTTGCTGCGCGCGTAAGTGGTATGCGACGCGTAGTTCGTGTCGGCCCCATGAACGTCGCTGGAGCCTGGAAGATCATCATCTTCGACAACCACGATCACGGGTATTTTTAGGACAAACACCAACGCTCTCGACGAAGCGCATGCCTATTATGGAATCGGAGTTGTTGAAGTTCGTCGTCGACAATTGCAACGTGGCCACAGGGTCGCTTGCGAGTCCAGGCCGCGTGTTTATAATCTGGCACATTGCATTCTTAGATCACAGCGTGCGAGCATGCGCGCCGCGTTCTACAGGATGAGCTGACCAAAATCGTTATCAGTTCTGGATATACTCGCAATGTTGGAATGGCTGCGGAATATTCGTGACGCCGTCTTCACGGTCACCAACGGGCTGTATGTCACTCTGCGATACTGGCTTGCGACATACGACCCACAGCGCAAGACGTTCACCGAAAAGTTCGAGTACCCGGAATTGCCGGTGCCCGTCGCTCCCCGTTACCGCGGATTCCATCGCTACGACCTAACGACGTGCATCGCCTGCGACCAGTGCGCGAAGGCTTGCCCTGTTGACTGCATCTACATCGGCAAAGAGCGTGTGACCCATGGCAAGGGCTTCAAGGTCACGGGCTTCACGATCGATTACACGAAATGCATGTTCTGTGCTTTATGCGTCGACCCCTGCCCGGTGGATTGCATCTTTATGGGTGCGACGCACGATTTGAGCTGCTACAGCCGCGATGGATGCATCGTGGATTTCTCTCGCCTGCCCGTCGATGTGGCTTGGGGACGAGCTACGCTCAATCCGACTGTTGTGGCGAACTCGAAGGTGATTGCGGAGCCGGTTCACGGCGGCCCGAATCAATAAACGCGTCCCGTTGAGAACGAGGCCAGTCATGCCCGGCGATCCGTTCGAAGGACGAAAGATTTTTACGGTCGAGGCGGCGAACGCTTCGTTACCGTTGGTGCGCGCGATCGTGACCGACCTTGCCCAGTTGTCACGGGAAGTCGTGGAACGCCGCGAGCGGTTGGGGCTGCTGCTTGCCGGACGCGAGCGCGGCGCGCATGACCTGTATGGCGAAGAGCTTTCGCAGATCGAAGAAGAGCTGGAAAAAGACAGTCAACGCCTGCAAGAATACGTCGAAGAGCTTCGCCTCTTGGGAGTCGAGCCCAAGAACGGCCCGGATGGCCTGGTGGATTTCCCGGCCCGGCTCGAGGGACGCCCTATCTACCTTTGCTGGAAGCTGGGAGAGTCGGAAGTGCTGCACTGGCACGAGTTGGACGCCGGATTCCGCGGTCGCCAGCAGTTGGTCGCCGGGGCCACGGCAGGGCGCGCGGACTAGCGTGGCCGACTGAATCCCGGCAGCGTGTCGGTTAAGTCCGATCGCCGCGCCCACCTCGCTATGCTTTCCTTCTTCGCGCCCATTCCGCGCGCCTGGCAAGACGCTCGAACCATTTTGACTTACAATGCATAGATACCAGCGCAGGTGGCAGTCGCGCGGTTTGTCTTGCTCAGTGGGGGAGCTCAGCTGTTCGAAATCAAGGATAAGAATGGTGCAGTTTTGCACCAAATCGATGGACGGCGGCTCGACAAGGCAAATCTGGCGGGCCTTGTTTTGCGGGGCGCCAACCTCTCGGGAGTCGGCATGACGCGCGCCGTGCTGCGCAAAAGCGATCTATGCGAGGCGGATTTGTCGTTTGCGAATCTGGCTTCGGCCGACTTAGAGCAGGCGCTGCTGGTACGTGCGAATCTGAATTGCGCGATGCTGATCGCGGCCTCACTGGCCGAATGCGATCTACGCGAAGCCAATCTCCGACACGCCAGCATGTTTCAGGCGAATCTGCGCGGGGCAAGGCTGGAACGGACATCGCTGCTCGGCACCGACCTTTCTTCAGTCGATCTGACCGATGCCAACCTGATGGGGGCCATCTACGACGCGCGGACGCGCTGGCCTGACGGCTTCGATCCAATCGCAGCGGGCGCGGTGCTGAAGAGCTGACTCTTGCGGACCGGGAGAGCGATTTCAATCAAGCGCCCGCCCCCCGTTCCCGCGAGGCTGGCCAGCGGCCGTCGCGCGGAAAGTCACGCCGGCGGGCAGGGTTGCAAAAGGGCGGGGTTGGCCTAGAATCCTGTTCTTACGGGAAGATTTCCCGCTCTCCCCACTTATTCTGGTCCTCCCGCCATGTCGCCAACCTTGATCGCCGGGTATCTGGCGTTGTTTTTTGGCTTCGGGTTTTTCTTCCTGTTCATTCACCTGGTGATGGGACGATTCATTCGCCCCAAGAAACCATCGGTCGAAAAGCTGCAAGTTTATGAATGCGGCGAGCCGGCCATCGGCTCCAGCTTCGTACAATTCGACTTGCGGTTTTATGTCGTCGCGCTGTTGTTCATCATCTTCGACGTCGAAGTGGCGTTCTTCTTCCCCTGGGGCGCCGTGTTCGGTAAGTCGACCGAGTTGATGGATCCCCATGTCACGGGGCGCCAACAGATCGTGGCGATGAAGGAAGAAGGCCATCTCAGCCCGGCCGTGAACGCCGTCTACGACGCGCTAACGGTGCCTGTTGATGCCAGGCCCAAGGCCGAGGACGCAGCGCAAGTTCCTGAAACGGCGCGAACACTGGCCGCGATGTCGATTGCCGACATTCTGGTTTTTTTCGCCGTGCTGCTAGTTGGCTTCGCTTATGTATGGCGACGCGGCGACTTGGATTGGGTCCGCGCACTCAGTCTCGAACGCGGTCGCCAAGCTCCGGCGAGCACTCCGCCAATCGAAGAAGAGGAGCCTGTGCTCGTCGGCTGACCGAAGAGCCTGTGATTGCGGTACCCGCGACCGGACGGTCGAGCACTTGCGATTTCGCGATAACAAGCGGCCCCTTGCTTTAGATGAGTTAACGATCCTCCATGAGCGGTCAAACATTTCTCGCTTCACTGCAGAAGCGCTTTGGCGACGCGATCACTGGCGGGAACTTCGAGGCGATCGATCCCTGGATTGAGGTATCGCCCGAAGGCCTCGTCGACGTATGCACGTATCTTCGCGACGAAGCCAGCCTGCGATTCAATCTGCTGAATTGCATTACCGTGGTTGACTACTTCGAGCCGGATCCGAAGAAGGCCGCCAAGGCCGGCTTCGATCCGCACCTGGAGTTGGTCTATCATTTGTGGAGCATTCCCAACAAAACCAGCCTGGTCGTAAAGGTGATGCTGCCGCGTTGGAAGGACGACGTCCCCGGCGAACTGCCCGAGGTTGCCACGGTGAGCGGCATCTGGAGCACGGCCGACTGGCACGAGCGCGAAGTCTTTGACCTCAGCGGCGTGCGATTTCTGGGGCACCCGAATCCGCGCCGCATCCTCTGCCCCGAGGATTGGGTTGGGCATCCGCTGCGAAAAGATTACGAAATGCCGCTGGATTATCACGGCATTCGCGCCCGCTAGGCGCGGTGTTGTTATTGATGAAACGCACGACGTCTCTTCGCATGGGCGCCGCGCACATACCGGTTGCGAAATAACATTCAGCGACAGAAGTTGCCATGGCCACCCATCTCGACGATCCGCGCATTATCGAGTTCGACGTTCGCACCGACGAAATGTTGGTGAACATGGGGCCCCAGCACCCCAGCACGCACGGCGTGCTTCGCCTTGTGCTGCGGACCGACGGCGAAGTGGTGTCCGAGTGTGTGCCGCATATTGGCTATCTGCATCGCTGTGCAGAGAAGATCGGCGAAAACCTCACGCCGCGACAATGGATTCCCTATACCGACCGGATGGATTATCTGGCCGGCATGAATATGAATCTCGGCTGGGCATTGACGGTCGAGAAGCTGATGAAATATCAGTTGCCCGAGAAGGCCAAGCACTTGCGCGTGATCATCTCGGAACTGAACCGCATCGCCAGCCATCTGGTTGGAATGGGCGCGTATGGACTGGACCTGGGCACTTTCAGCCCATTCTTGTACGCCTTCCGTGAGCGCGAGAAGATCCTCGACCTGTTCGAGCTCGCCTGCGGGGCTCGCCTAACCTACAGCTACCTGACCGTTGGCGGTGCGACGCACGACCTCCCCTCGGGCTGGTTAAAGAAGTGCGAAGAATTCCTCGACCAGTTGCTGCCCGTGATTGTCGAGTGCCATACGCTGCTGACGACCAATGCGATTTTCGTAAAGCGTACTGCAGGCCTGGGCATTCTTACGCCCGAGATGGCGATCGACTATGGCTGCACCGGTCCCGTGTTGCGCGGCAGCGGCGTCGACCACGATCTGCGTCGCGATGGTGAAGACCGCTATACGGACATGTACGATGGCTACGCCTTCGAGGTAATCGTCGAACGCGACGGCCACTATCCGCGCGACCACCAGTACCCGGCGGTCCCCAATTCGGCGATCCTTGGAGATTGTTGGCACCGCTTCTATGTCCGCATGTTGGAAGTCATGCAGGCGATCGACTTGGTGCGTCAGGGGATCGACCGCTACAGCACGGCCAAGGGGGACTTCGGCACTCCGGTAAAGCTCACCGAGAAGCTGCCCAAGGGTGAAGCGTATCTCGAAACTGAGGCGCCGCGAGGCCAGATGGGCTTTTACATCGTTAGCGATGGCGGAACGATTCCGCGGCGCGTCCGGGCGCGTAGCAGTTGTTTCTGCAATTTGTCTGTCACCCACGAACTATGTCGCGGCTGCTTGATTGCCGACGTACCGGCGATCGTCGGCTCGCTCGACGTGGTCATGGGCGAGATTGATCGCTAGTCAGTCATGGCGGGTGCGGATTCCGGATTCCCCGAAAACTGTCGAAATCGACAGCGCCGAGGGAGGGCTTCAGCACAAATCTCGGCACGAGCGAGCGGTCTATTTTCTGGGCTTTTCGATTCCCGATAACGGGCCGTCTTTCCCGTCTCTTCGGATTTCGATTTTTCCGGTTTCGGCTATCGGTAAATTCATGCGGCGGGGGGCTTGAATAGACCCCGGACCTTGTGCCATATTTCACGATCTTATGGGACGCCCGTGCTCGGTAACGAGTTAGGTATTGACGCATTGAGCGTCGCCGAGCGGTTGGTCTCACGACTCATACGAGCGATTTTGACGTCGCTCAGGGATGAATCCTACGGTGGCTGAAGCACTGGCGAGTTATTTGCCGCAGTCGCTGGCTCCGCTGGCCTATGTCGCCATTGGATTGCTGCAGTGCGGATTGCTGCTCTTGGTGCCCTTCATCGGCGCCATGTTCTTCGTCTGGATCGAGCGCAAGGTTTCGGCCCGTATTCAAGATCGCTTGGGTCCGACGCGCTGCGGCGGCAAATATGGCTGGCTGCAGCTTCTGGCCGATGGACTGAAGCTGATCACGAAAGAAGACCTTCGTCCCGCAGATGCGGACGCAGTTCTTTTTCGGCTTGCTCCCTATGTCAGTTTCTGCGCCTCGTTTGCGGCGCTATTGGCACTGCCGTTTTCCAGCGGCTGGGTCGCACAGCAAATGGACGTCGGCGTGTTTTTCATCCTGGCCGTACTGGGGCTGGAAGTCTTCGGCGTGATCCTGGCCGGCTACGCGTCGGCTTCGAAGTGGTCGTTGTTCGGCGCCATGCGTGAAGCGGCGCAGGTCGTCAGCTATGAAGTGCCGCTTGGTATGTGCGTTGTCGTGCCAGTGCTGATCACGGGCCAGATGGACCTGGTGAAGATCGCGGACATCCAGCAAGGCTTCTTCACGAACTGGCTTGTGTTTCACGATCCCTTCACGTTCATCACGTTCTGGGTTTATTTCACCTGTGCCACGGCCAGCGTGAATCGCGCCCCCTTCGACCTGGCCGAGGCCGAAAGTGAATTGGTCGCCGGCTTTCATACCGAATACTCGGGCTTTCGCTGGCTGGCCTTTTACATGGCCGAATATGGCTCGATGTTCATCGTCAGCGGCCTGGCCGCGATTCTGTTCTTCGGCGGGTGGAATGGCCCGATCCCCATTGCCGATCTACTCGGCCTGACAACCGATAACGGTCCGGTGTTGGCCTGGATCGGCAACTTGCTCGGCTTGTTCAATTTCATTTTCAAATGCGTCGCCGGCGTGACGTTCATGATCTGGGTTCGTTGGACGCTGCCTCGCTTGCGAATCGACCAGGTGATGCAGGTCTGTTTAAAGTACTGCACGCCGATCGCGGCCGTGATGTTCCTTGGCGCCACGCTGTGGACGTTTTACCTGCCCGGCGGCGTGGGATTGCGTGCGATGCCCTACGCCGAGCGGTATTTGAAATTCTATGATGCCGCGCCGCCGGCGGCTCCGGCTACGAACGTCGCGCAGACTTCGGCCGAAGCGACGCAAATTAGCGCCGTGGTCCGATCGACGGCGGAAGGGGAATGAACGTGGACGCGATCAATTGGCACACGTTCTTCTTTCTGCTGTTCGCGCTATTTGCGTGCGGTTTCGCCATAGCAACGGTAGTCGCGGCGAACATTGTGCGGATGGCCATGTGCCTGATTATCTCGCTGGGCGCGACGTCCGGCCTGTTCTTTCTGGCCGGTGCCGACTTTGTCGGCTCGATGCAGTTGTTGATTTACGTCGGCGGCACGCTCGTGCTATTGATCTTTGGCGTCATGCTCACCGCACAAGGGCCGTTCGTCTCGTTGAAGACGGGGGGCGGTGATTGGATCGTGGCTGTGATGCTGTCCGGCTGCCTGGCGGCGATACTGATTCCGGCGGCGTTCACCGTGGCCGATTGGCGCAATGCCCCGGCCACTAAAGTACACTCGGAGCACGCCGCGCAGGCCGGCGGTGCAAAAGTGTATTTGACCTCGACGGCCGAAGAGCACGCCGACGAACATGCCGTGCCCGACTGGACGGTGTCGACTACGCCTGGTGACACGAACGGGGACGGCATTCCCGACGCGCCGCCGAAGACCTCGACGCCGATCGGTCTGGGCCTGTTAGGGGCGCGTGTCGATCGCTTGCAGCCGGGGCCTGCTGGGCTGAAGGCTGGCATGTCAGGCTATTTGCTGCCTTTCGAATTGGTTTCGGTCCATTTGCTGGTCGTCTTGGTCGGGGCGGCCTATCTCGCCCGCACCAAGCG from Pirellulales bacterium carries:
- a CDS encoding NADH-quinone oxidoreductase subunit J, which codes for MNVDAINWHTFFFLLFALFACGFAIATVVAANIVRMAMCLIISLGATSGLFFLAGADFVGSMQLLIYVGGTLVLLIFGVMLTAQGPFVSLKTGGGDWIVAVMLSGCLAAILIPAAFTVADWRNAPATKVHSEHAAQAGGAKVYLTSTAEEHADEHAVPDWTVSTTPGDTNGDGIPDAPPKTSTPIGLGLLGARVDRLQPGPAGLKAGMSGYLLPFELVSVHLLVVLVGAAYLARTKRRARPKM
- a CDS encoding 4Fe-4S binding protein; protein product: MLEWLRNIRDAVFTVTNGLYVTLRYWLATYDPQRKTFTEKFEYPELPVPVAPRYRGFHRYDLTTCIACDQCAKACPVDCIYIGKERVTHGKGFKVTGFTIDYTKCMFCALCVDPCPVDCIFMGATHDLSCYSRDGCIVDFSRLPVDVAWGRATLNPTVVANSKVIAEPVHGGPNQ
- a CDS encoding NADH-quinone oxidoreductase subunit C; the protein is MSGQTFLASLQKRFGDAITGGNFEAIDPWIEVSPEGLVDVCTYLRDEASLRFNLLNCITVVDYFEPDPKKAAKAGFDPHLELVYHLWSIPNKTSLVVKVMLPRWKDDVPGELPEVATVSGIWSTADWHEREVFDLSGVRFLGHPNPRRILCPEDWVGHPLRKDYEMPLDYHGIRAR
- a CDS encoding NADH-quinone oxidoreductase subunit D (Catalyzes the transfer of electrons from NADH to quinone), giving the protein MATHLDDPRIIEFDVRTDEMLVNMGPQHPSTHGVLRLVLRTDGEVVSECVPHIGYLHRCAEKIGENLTPRQWIPYTDRMDYLAGMNMNLGWALTVEKLMKYQLPEKAKHLRVIISELNRIASHLVGMGAYGLDLGTFSPFLYAFREREKILDLFELACGARLTYSYLTVGGATHDLPSGWLKKCEEFLDQLLPVIVECHTLLTTNAIFVKRTAGLGILTPEMAIDYGCTGPVLRGSGVDHDLRRDGEDRYTDMYDGYAFEVIVERDGHYPRDHQYPAVPNSAILGDCWHRFYVRMLEVMQAIDLVRQGIDRYSTAKGDFGTPVKLTEKLPKGEAYLETEAPRGQMGFYIVSDGGTIPRRVRARSSCFCNLSVTHELCRGCLIADVPAIVGSLDVVMGEIDR
- a CDS encoding DUF2203 domain-containing protein; this encodes MPGDPFEGRKIFTVEAANASLPLVRAIVTDLAQLSREVVERRERLGLLLAGRERGAHDLYGEELSQIEEELEKDSQRLQEYVEELRLLGVEPKNGPDGLVDFPARLEGRPIYLCWKLGESEVLHWHELDAGFRGRQQLVAGATAGRAD
- the csrA gene encoding carbon storage regulator CsrA, which encodes MLVLSRKKNESIVINDDITIVVVEIRGDKVRLGVEAPKEVPVHRSEVYQAIHRNDADKDAKKPEVADADSATETEA
- a CDS encoding NADH-quinone oxidoreductase subunit A, whose protein sequence is MSPTLIAGYLALFFGFGFFFLFIHLVMGRFIRPKKPSVEKLQVYECGEPAIGSSFVQFDLRFYVVALLFIIFDVEVAFFFPWGAVFGKSTELMDPHVTGRQQIVAMKEEGHLSPAVNAVYDALTVPVDARPKAEDAAQVPETARTLAAMSIADILVFFAVLLVGFAYVWRRGDLDWVRALSLERGRQAPASTPPIEEEEPVLVG
- the nuoH gene encoding NADH-quinone oxidoreductase subunit NuoH; the encoded protein is MAEALASYLPQSLAPLAYVAIGLLQCGLLLLVPFIGAMFFVWIERKVSARIQDRLGPTRCGGKYGWLQLLADGLKLITKEDLRPADADAVLFRLAPYVSFCASFAALLALPFSSGWVAQQMDVGVFFILAVLGLEVFGVILAGYASASKWSLFGAMREAAQVVSYEVPLGMCVVVPVLITGQMDLVKIADIQQGFFTNWLVFHDPFTFITFWVYFTCATASVNRAPFDLAEAESELVAGFHTEYSGFRWLAFYMAEYGSMFIVSGLAAILFFGGWNGPIPIADLLGLTTDNGPVLAWIGNLLGLFNFIFKCVAGVTFMIWVRWTLPRLRIDQVMQVCLKYCTPIAAVMFLGATLWTFYLPGGVGLRAMPYAERYLKFYDAAPPAAPATNVAQTSAEATQISAVVRSTAEGE
- a CDS encoding pentapeptide repeat-containing protein, whose amino-acid sequence is MAVARFVLLSGGAQLFEIKDKNGAVLHQIDGRRLDKANLAGLVLRGANLSGVGMTRAVLRKSDLCEADLSFANLASADLEQALLVRANLNCAMLIAASLAECDLREANLRHASMFQANLRGARLERTSLLGTDLSSVDLTDANLMGAIYDARTRWPDGFDPIAAGAVLKS